Proteins co-encoded in one Xanthomonas campestris pv. badrii genomic window:
- a CDS encoding DesA family fatty acid desaturase — protein MLPDPIIDLLTSGVAGLGVWGMLAVLLVFTQLTIFAVTLYLHRSQAHRGVDFHPVLAHFFRFWTWLTTSMITREWVAIHRKHHAKVETDEDPHSPQTKGISQVFWRGVELYRQARAERADIEQYGKGAPSDWIERHLYTPHANAGPIALGVINTVLFGLPGIALWAIQMAWIPFWAAGVVNGLGHWWGYRNFESADTSTNLTPWALWIGGEELHNNHHAFPSSARFSMRRWELDIGWIAIVGLQALGLAKVLRVAPSLDIRPNIAVPDADTLKALLSHRFQAMTDYQRNVLKPALREEAAATGAKLRELLPRRLRKGLVDDGRWLKPDARAQLQAWVAQRPRMRTLVEYRARLTAVLEARSHDASERLKQLQQWCHEAEASGNAALQAYAARLKGYALSGA, from the coding sequence ATGCTGCCCGACCCGATCATCGACTTGCTGACGTCCGGCGTGGCTGGCCTGGGTGTCTGGGGCATGCTTGCCGTGCTGCTGGTGTTCACCCAGCTCACCATCTTCGCGGTGACCTTGTACCTGCATCGCAGCCAGGCGCACCGCGGTGTGGATTTCCATCCGGTGCTGGCGCACTTCTTCCGCTTCTGGACCTGGCTCACCACTTCGATGATCACCCGCGAATGGGTGGCGATCCATCGCAAGCACCACGCCAAGGTCGAAACCGACGAAGATCCGCACAGCCCGCAGACCAAGGGCATCAGCCAGGTGTTCTGGCGCGGCGTGGAGCTGTATCGGCAGGCACGTGCCGAGCGCGCCGACATCGAGCAATACGGCAAGGGCGCGCCATCGGACTGGATCGAACGGCATCTGTATACGCCGCATGCCAATGCCGGCCCGATCGCGCTGGGCGTGATCAACACGGTGCTGTTCGGGTTGCCCGGCATCGCGCTGTGGGCGATCCAGATGGCATGGATTCCGTTCTGGGCCGCCGGCGTGGTCAACGGGCTGGGCCACTGGTGGGGCTATCGCAATTTCGAATCGGCCGACACCTCCACCAATCTCACGCCGTGGGCGCTGTGGATCGGTGGCGAAGAACTGCACAACAACCACCATGCCTTCCCCAGTTCGGCGCGGTTCTCGATGCGGCGCTGGGAGCTGGATATCGGCTGGATCGCCATTGTCGGCCTGCAGGCGCTGGGCCTTGCCAAGGTATTGCGGGTGGCGCCGTCGCTGGATATCCGCCCCAACATCGCCGTGCCCGATGCGGACACGCTCAAGGCCTTGCTGTCGCATCGCTTCCAGGCCATGACCGACTACCAGCGCAACGTGCTCAAGCCGGCACTGCGCGAAGAGGCCGCTGCCACCGGCGCCAAGCTGCGCGAATTGTTGCCGCGCCGCCTGCGCAAGGGCCTGGTCGACGATGGCCGCTGGCTGAAGCCGGATGCACGCGCGCAGTTGCAGGCCTGGGTGGCGCAGCGCCCGCGCATGCGCACGTTGGTGGAGTATCGCGCGCGTCTGACCGCGGTGCTGGAAGCGCGCAGTCATGACGCCTCCGAGCGGCTCAAGCAATTGCAGCAGTGGTGCCATGAAGCCGAAGCCAGCGGCAATGCCGCGCTGCAGGCCTATGCGGCACGGCTCAAGGGGTATGCGCTGAGTGGTGCGTAA
- a CDS encoding TIGR00266 family protein: MAQWYFHVPGQADRIGPLDDASAHAHAQRQPDALAWRDGLDGWTPARQLAELHSGGSAPPPLTGAAGTADEIDYRIVGNDMQFVEVELDPGESAIAEAGALMYKDSAVQMDTVFGDGSHAGQSGGGGLMGKLLSAGKRVVTGESLFTTVFTHAGSGKAKVAFAAPYPGTVLALRLSEHGGRLICQKDSFLAGARGVSLGIAFQKKILTGLFGGEGFIMQKLEGDGWVFVHAGGTVMERELGPGERIDVDTGCVVAYHAGVDMDVRRVAGLKSMFFGGEGVFLATLTGPGKVWLQSLPFSRMAGRMLQAAPQAGGQQRGEGSVLGGLGRLLDGDNRF, translated from the coding sequence ATGGCCCAGTGGTATTTCCATGTTCCCGGACAGGCCGACCGCATCGGCCCGCTCGACGATGCCAGTGCGCACGCGCATGCCCAGCGCCAGCCCGATGCCCTGGCCTGGCGCGACGGACTCGATGGCTGGACCCCGGCCCGGCAACTGGCCGAGCTGCACAGCGGCGGCAGCGCCCCGCCGCCGCTGACCGGCGCGGCCGGCACTGCCGACGAGATCGATTACCGCATCGTCGGCAACGACATGCAGTTCGTCGAAGTGGAGCTGGATCCGGGCGAAAGCGCGATCGCCGAGGCCGGCGCCCTGATGTACAAGGATTCGGCCGTGCAGATGGACACCGTGTTCGGCGACGGCTCGCATGCCGGCCAGAGCGGTGGCGGCGGCTTGATGGGCAAACTGCTCTCGGCCGGCAAGCGCGTGGTCACCGGCGAGAGCCTGTTCACCACCGTGTTCACCCATGCCGGCAGCGGCAAGGCCAAGGTGGCATTTGCCGCACCCTACCCGGGCACGGTGCTGGCGCTGCGCCTGTCCGAACACGGCGGGCGGCTGATCTGCCAGAAGGACAGCTTCCTGGCCGGCGCCCGCGGAGTGTCGCTGGGCATCGCCTTCCAGAAGAAGATCCTCACCGGCCTGTTCGGTGGCGAGGGCTTCATCATGCAGAAGCTCGAAGGCGACGGCTGGGTGTTCGTGCACGCCGGCGGCACCGTGATGGAGCGCGAACTGGGCCCGGGCGAACGCATCGATGTCGATACCGGCTGCGTGGTGGCCTATCACGCCGGCGTGGACATGGACGTGCGCCGCGTAGCTGGCCTGAAGAGCATGTTCTTCGGTGGCGAAGGCGTGTTCCTGGCCACCCTCACCGGCCCCGGCAAGGTCTGGCTGCAATCGCTGCCGTTCTCGCGCATGGCCGGCCGCATGCTGCAGGCTGCCCCGCAGGCCGGCGGCCAGCAACGCGGCGAAGGCTCGGTGCTGGGCGGTCTGGGGCGGCTGCTGGATGGGGATAACCGGTTCTGA
- the egtB gene encoding ergothioneine biosynthesis protein EgtB codes for MSALSPLLVDHQHQQLSLLDRYAQTRALSDRLAAPLSAEDAMVQSMPDASPSKWHLAHTTWFFERFVLQADPAYRVFDPAWDFLFNSYYQSVGPMHARARRGVLSRPSLQQVHDYRAAVDTHMQQRLREGTLDAQACTIVQLGIQHEQQHQELLLTDIKHALWSNPLQPAYRQAPAAPLAVGSAVRWHAREEQIAQIGAPAWPHSERFAYDNESPRHRVLVGAHALASRVVSNAEFQQFIDGGGYRTAGAWLSDGWAMVQAQGWQHPLYWDAQGREFTLDGWRARDPHAPVCHLSLFEADAFARWAGARLPTEAEWELAATGVPVQGNFVDSDALHPRGTQAVDTGVQQLFGDVWEWTGSAYLPYPGFAPWPGSLGEYNGKFMNAQWVLRGGSCATPASHMRASYRNFFPSDARWQFAGVRLAKDLP; via the coding sequence ATGTCTGCACTCTCACCCCTGCTGGTCGACCACCAGCACCAGCAGCTCAGCCTGTTGGACCGCTACGCGCAGACCCGCGCGCTCAGCGATCGCCTCGCCGCACCCCTGAGCGCCGAAGACGCCATGGTGCAGAGCATGCCCGATGCCAGCCCCAGCAAATGGCATCTGGCGCATACCACCTGGTTCTTCGAACGGTTCGTGCTGCAGGCCGATCCGGCCTACCGCGTGTTCGATCCGGCCTGGGATTTCCTGTTCAACAGCTACTACCAGAGCGTTGGGCCGATGCATGCACGCGCGCGCCGCGGCGTGTTGTCGCGACCGTCGCTGCAGCAGGTGCACGACTACCGCGCGGCCGTGGATACGCACATGCAGCAACGCCTGCGCGAGGGCACGCTGGATGCGCAGGCCTGCACCATCGTGCAGCTGGGCATCCAGCACGAGCAGCAACATCAGGAGTTGCTGCTGACCGACATCAAGCACGCACTGTGGAGCAACCCGTTGCAGCCTGCCTATCGCCAGGCGCCTGCAGCGCCGCTGGCCGTTGGCAGTGCGGTGCGCTGGCATGCGCGCGAGGAGCAGATTGCACAGATCGGCGCGCCCGCTTGGCCGCACAGCGAGCGCTTCGCCTATGACAACGAATCGCCGCGTCACCGGGTCCTGGTCGGTGCGCATGCGCTGGCCAGCCGCGTGGTCAGCAATGCCGAATTCCAGCAGTTCATCGACGGCGGCGGCTACCGCACTGCCGGCGCCTGGCTCAGCGACGGTTGGGCGATGGTGCAGGCGCAGGGCTGGCAGCATCCGCTGTACTGGGATGCGCAGGGGCGCGAGTTCACCCTGGACGGATGGCGCGCGCGCGATCCGCATGCGCCGGTCTGCCATCTGAGCCTGTTCGAGGCCGACGCCTTCGCGCGGTGGGCCGGCGCGCGCCTGCCGACCGAAGCCGAGTGGGAACTGGCTGCCACCGGCGTGCCGGTGCAGGGCAACTTTGTCGACAGCGATGCCTTGCATCCGCGCGGCACGCAGGCCGTGGATACCGGCGTGCAGCAGTTGTTCGGCGATGTCTGGGAGTGGACCGGCAGCGCGTATCTGCCGTATCCGGGCTTCGCGCCGTGGCCAGGGTCGCTGGGCGAATACAACGGCAAATTCATGAACGCGCAGTGGGTGCTCCGCGGCGGCAGTTGTGCCACCCCGGCCAGCCACATGCGCGCCAGTTACCGCAACTTTTTCCCCTCCGACGCGCGCTGGCAGTTTGCCGGTGTGCGCCTTGCCAAGGATCTGCCGTGA
- a CDS encoding patatin-like phospholipase family protein: MTALHRPRSLTLLCLLGLLAACGGEPRAAAPAPVVQAPTTAAPKPVKIGIALGGGAAKGFAHIGVIKMLEANGLAPVVVSGTSAGSVVGALYASGMDAFQMQEKAVALDQTSIRDVRLLSGGLVQGQKLQDYVNTQLGGKPIETLRKPFAAVSTRLEDGERIVFVRGNAGQAVRASSSIPGVFEPVTIGNYHFVDGGVVSPVPVDAARQLGAEFVVAVDISSKASGKNPGDLLGTVNQSISIMGQRLGEAELKRADVVIRPKVSDIGSADFNQRGTAILEGERAAMAAMPQIRAKIAQLQAARSSAVRNAAEQAAAAKQQAYQRCLEQRTRWDKLRGKDRDCVAP, translated from the coding sequence ATGACTGCGCTCCACCGTCCCCGCTCGCTTACGCTGTTGTGCCTGCTCGGCCTGCTCGCGGCCTGCGGTGGCGAGCCGCGCGCGGCTGCGCCGGCGCCGGTCGTACAGGCGCCGACCACCGCCGCACCCAAGCCGGTGAAGATCGGCATCGCGCTCGGCGGCGGCGCGGCCAAGGGCTTTGCGCATATCGGCGTGATCAAGATGCTGGAGGCCAACGGGTTGGCGCCGGTGGTGGTGTCGGGTACCAGCGCCGGCAGCGTGGTCGGGGCGTTGTATGCCAGTGGCATGGATGCGTTCCAGATGCAGGAAAAGGCCGTTGCGCTGGACCAGACCAGCATCCGCGATGTGCGGCTGTTGTCCGGCGGCCTGGTGCAGGGGCAAAAGCTGCAGGACTACGTCAATACGCAACTCGGCGGCAAGCCGATCGAGACGTTGCGCAAGCCGTTCGCGGCCGTGTCCACGCGCCTGGAAGACGGCGAACGGATCGTGTTCGTGCGCGGCAATGCCGGTCAGGCCGTGCGCGCGTCCAGCAGCATTCCCGGCGTGTTCGAGCCGGTGACCATCGGCAACTATCACTTCGTCGACGGCGGCGTGGTCAGCCCGGTGCCGGTGGATGCCGCGCGCCAGCTTGGCGCCGAGTTCGTGGTGGCGGTGGACATTTCCAGCAAGGCCAGCGGCAAGAACCCGGGCGATCTGCTGGGAACGGTGAATCAGTCGATCTCGATCATGGGCCAGCGCCTGGGCGAAGCCGAACTCAAGCGCGCCGACGTGGTGATTCGCCCCAAGGTCAGCGATATCGGCTCTGCCGATTTCAACCAGCGCGGCACCGCGATCCTGGAAGGCGAGCGCGCCGCGATGGCGGCGATGCCGCAGATCCGCGCCAAGATCGCCCAGTTGCAGGCCGCACGCAGTAGCGCGGTGCGCAATGCGGCCGAACAGGCGGCCGCCGCAAAACAACAGGCCTACCAGCGTTGCCTGGAACAGCGCACACGCTGGGACAAGCTGCGCGGCAAGGACAGGGACTGCGTGGCGCCGTAA
- a CDS encoding EF-hand domain-containing protein codes for MPLALCLACAAAGGAHAQVQDSQEYLKRMDTDGDGRVSRDEYLAWMSYAFDQRDTDHDGVLQGEELPGRRGKPITRAAHRATLIERFARQDANGDGYLSARELLAPPR; via the coding sequence CTGCCGCTGGCGCTCTGCCTGGCATGCGCCGCTGCAGGCGGTGCGCATGCCCAGGTGCAGGACAGCCAGGAGTATCTCAAGCGCATGGACACCGATGGCGATGGCCGGGTCAGCCGCGACGAGTATCTGGCCTGGATGAGCTACGCCTTCGATCAGCGCGATACCGATCATGACGGCGTGCTGCAGGGCGAAGAATTGCCTGGCCGGCGCGGCAAGCCGATCACCCGCGCCGCGCATCGCGCCACCTTGATCGAACGCTTCGCGCGCCAGGATGCCAACGGCGACGGCTACCTGAGCGCACGCGAGTTGCTGGCGCCGCCGCGCTGA
- the egtD gene encoding L-histidine N(alpha)-methyltransferase, whose amino-acid sequence MNAAAHAMQRAHAALTDLRPQPDDITADALAGLSQTPKTLPSKYFYDARGSQLFEAITRQPEYYLTGTELGLLEASMASIAQAIGAGVHVVEYGSGSGRKTELLLQGLRDVVAYTPLEISRTALLESTARLAQQFPQIQMLPVCTDFTKPLRLPEAQRPARRHLVFFPGSTLGNFTDTAAIALMDAMRQTMGSDGCALIGIDLDKDAGLIEAAYNDAAGVTAEFTLNLLARLNREIGSDFDLDGFRHHAVYARERGRIETFLISQRDQRVQVGGQDIAFAQGEAMQVEYSYKYTDARFAELAVAAGLKVTHGWNDAKDWFGLRLLRPL is encoded by the coding sequence GTGAACGCTGCCGCCCATGCCATGCAACGCGCCCATGCCGCGCTGACCGACCTGCGTCCACAGCCGGACGACATCACGGCCGACGCGCTGGCCGGGCTGTCGCAGACGCCCAAGACGCTGCCGTCCAAGTATTTCTACGACGCACGCGGCTCGCAGTTGTTCGAGGCCATCACCCGGCAGCCGGAGTATTACCTCACCGGCACCGAGCTGGGCTTGCTGGAAGCCAGCATGGCTTCGATTGCCCAGGCCATCGGTGCCGGTGTGCACGTGGTGGAATACGGCAGCGGCAGTGGCCGCAAGACCGAGCTGCTGCTGCAGGGCCTGCGCGATGTGGTGGCGTATACGCCGCTGGAAATCTCGCGCACCGCGCTGCTGGAAAGCACCGCACGGCTGGCCCAGCAGTTTCCGCAGATCCAGATGCTGCCGGTCTGCACCGACTTCACCAAGCCGCTGCGGCTACCGGAGGCACAGCGCCCGGCGCGTCGCCATCTGGTGTTCTTCCCGGGCTCGACGCTGGGCAATTTCACCGACACCGCAGCCATCGCGCTGATGGATGCGATGCGCCAGACCATGGGCAGCGACGGCTGCGCGCTGATCGGCATCGATCTGGACAAGGACGCCGGCCTGATCGAGGCGGCCTACAACGATGCCGCCGGCGTCACCGCCGAGTTCACCTTGAACCTGCTGGCGCGGCTCAACCGGGAGATCGGCAGCGATTTCGATCTCGACGGCTTCCGACACCATGCGGTATATGCGCGCGAACGCGGCCGCATCGAGACCTTCCTGATCAGCCAGCGCGACCAGCGCGTCCAGGTGGGCGGCCAGGACATCGCCTTTGCCCAAGGCGAAGCGATGCAGGTCGAATACAGCTACAAGTACACCGATGCGCGCTTCGCCGAACTGGCCGTCGCGGCCGGGCTCAAGGTCACCCATGGCTGGAACGATGCCAAGGACTGGTTCGGTCTGCGCCTGCTGCGTCCGCTGTAG
- a CDS encoding ABC transporter ATP-binding protein has protein sequence MTVAVSSSAAADTNATALIELDQASVMRGQVRVLHSLSLRIALGQHTAILGPNGCGKSSFIKLITRELYPLARGDGQASVKVLGLTRWQVDRLRSQLGIVTGDLSVNLADMPGLDVESAVLSGFFASYVVPPHREISDDMRARAREALTLARALPLLDRPFAELSAGETRRVLIARALVNRPQALLLDEPSTGLDLVARQHLLDTMRQLAQQGITLVLVTHHIEEIVPEIARVILLRAGKVVADGSREAVLTDASLSAVFDGPVRVQRDGERYWATVGQ, from the coding sequence ATGACTGTTGCCGTTTCTTCTTCTGCTGCTGCCGATACAAACGCCACCGCGTTGATCGAACTCGACCAGGCAAGTGTGATGCGCGGCCAGGTTCGCGTGCTGCACAGCTTGTCCTTGCGCATCGCGCTGGGGCAGCACACCGCCATCCTCGGGCCCAATGGCTGCGGCAAGTCGTCCTTCATCAAGCTCATCACCCGCGAGCTGTATCCATTGGCGCGCGGCGATGGCCAGGCGTCGGTGAAGGTGCTGGGGCTCACGCGCTGGCAGGTGGACCGGTTGCGCTCGCAGCTGGGCATCGTCACCGGCGATCTGAGCGTCAACCTGGCCGACATGCCGGGGCTGGATGTGGAAAGCGCGGTGCTGTCCGGCTTCTTTGCCAGCTACGTGGTGCCACCGCACCGCGAGATCAGCGACGACATGCGTGCCCGGGCGCGCGAAGCGCTGACCTTGGCGCGCGCCTTGCCGCTGCTGGACCGCCCGTTCGCCGAGTTGTCGGCCGGCGAAACACGCCGCGTGCTGATCGCCCGCGCATTGGTCAACCGCCCGCAGGCGCTGTTGCTGGACGAGCCCTCCACCGGCCTGGATCTGGTCGCACGCCAGCACCTGCTCGACACCATGCGCCAGCTTGCCCAGCAAGGCATCACGCTGGTGCTGGTGACCCACCACATCGAAGAGATCGTGCCGGAGATTGCGCGGGTGATCCTGTTGCGCGCCGGCAAGGTGGTGGCCGATGGCAGCCGCGAGGCGGTGCTGACCGATGCCAGCCTGTCGGCGGTCTTCGATGGCCCGGTGCGGGTTCAGCGCGATGGCGAGCGTTACTGGGCCACGGTTGGGCAGTGA
- a CDS encoding Lrp/AsnC family transcriptional regulator: MNQPIALDRTDLRLLALLQTQGRSSNAELAVQVNLSASACLRRTQRLEAAGIIAGYGARLDARALGLGLQAFVRVQLEQHGQADIELFADGVRGWDEVVACWALTGDMDYLLQVQVRDLEHFSRFLLDRLLNATGVSDVNSSFVLRTVKAPEGLPLSHLA; this comes from the coding sequence ATGAATCAGCCCATCGCCCTGGACCGCACCGATCTGCGGTTGCTGGCCCTGCTGCAGACGCAGGGGCGCAGCAGCAACGCCGAACTCGCCGTGCAGGTGAACCTTTCCGCCTCGGCCTGCCTGCGCCGCACCCAGCGGCTGGAGGCGGCCGGCATCATCGCCGGCTATGGCGCACGGCTGGATGCGCGTGCGCTGGGGCTGGGGCTGCAGGCCTTCGTGCGGGTACAGCTGGAACAGCACGGCCAGGCCGACATCGAGTTGTTCGCCGATGGCGTGCGTGGCTGGGATGAAGTGGTGGCGTGCTGGGCGCTGACCGGCGACATGGATTACCTGTTGCAGGTGCAGGTGCGCGATCTGGAGCACTTCTCGCGCTTCCTGCTCGACCGCCTGCTCAACGCCACCGGCGTGTCCGACGTCAATTCCAGCTTCGTGCTGCGCACGGTCAAGGCGCCCGAGGGCCTACCGCTGTCGCATCTGGCGTGA
- a CDS encoding ATP-binding cassette domain-containing protein, translated as MFTLDQVSRRYGQSLALDNLSLAFASGVTTAVIGPSGAGKSTVLRLLVGLEWPDSGTVAFDGTPLQRAQLQAQRQRIGYVIQEGGLFPHLDARSNVVLLAQTLGWTRARIEARLQTLCALCQLPPELLARYPAQLSGGQRQRVGLIRALMLDPPALLLDEPLGALDPIVRYDLQEQMRALFAQLGKTVVLVTHDVAEAAYLADTLVLMRAGRVVQQGSARALLEHPADPFVQRFLTAQRSIGDAA; from the coding sequence ATGTTCACACTCGATCAGGTCAGCCGCCGCTACGGCCAGTCCCTTGCGCTCGACAACCTCAGCCTGGCGTTCGCCAGCGGCGTCACCACCGCGGTGATCGGGCCCAGCGGCGCCGGCAAGTCCACCGTGTTGCGCCTGCTGGTGGGGCTGGAATGGCCCGACAGCGGCACGGTTGCCTTCGACGGTACGCCACTGCAACGCGCGCAGCTGCAGGCGCAGCGTCAGCGTATCGGCTATGTGATCCAGGAGGGTGGTCTGTTTCCGCATCTGGATGCGCGCAGCAATGTGGTGTTGCTGGCGCAGACGCTGGGCTGGACGCGCGCGCGCATCGAGGCGCGCCTGCAGACGTTGTGCGCGCTGTGCCAGCTGCCGCCGGAGTTGCTGGCGCGCTACCCGGCCCAGCTGTCGGGCGGGCAGCGCCAGCGCGTGGGCCTGATCCGCGCGCTGATGCTCGACCCACCGGCGCTGTTGCTGGACGAACCGCTGGGCGCGCTGGATCCCATCGTGCGCTACGACCTGCAGGAACAGATGCGCGCACTGTTTGCCCAACTCGGCAAGACCGTGGTGCTGGTCACCCACGATGTCGCCGAGGCGGCGTATCTGGCCGACACCCTGGTGCTGATGCGTGCCGGGCGCGTGGTGCAGCAGGGCAGCGCGCGCGCCCTGCTCGAGCACCCGGCCGACCCGTTCGTGCAGCGTTTTCTCACTGCCCAGCGCAGCATCGGCGACGCCGCATGA
- a CDS encoding glycine betaine ABC transporter substrate-binding protein: MSARAVVAVLLLLCSLGAHAEQVTVGSKNFTKAVILGEIATAAGKRDGVEVQHRAQLGGTRILWRALETGQIDAYAEYTGTLAQELLQLPKASHAELRAALDARGLAMTQSLGFQNTYAFGMQRARAQALGITTLSELARHPGLKIGLSNEFMQRADGWPGVRAAYALPQAATGLDHDLAYRALQSGAIEVTDLYSTDAEIAYYQLQVLRDDRQYFPEYQAVFLYRKDLAQRAPKMLQTLQGLQGRIDEAAMQQLNAQVKLERKSESAVAAQWLGVKPVSDTASRISRSWRYTGEHLALVGSSLGMALLIALPLGVLAARRPRLGQVVLSLTGVLQTLPSLAVFVFMIPLFGIGAKPAIAALFLYSLLPIVRNTHAGLTSIPRELRQTAEAIGLPAWTRLWRIELPLARRTIVAGIQTAAVINVGTATLGALIGAGGYGQPILTGIRLDDIGLILEGAVPAALLALLVQAVFEGLERWVTPRGLRLGRQH, translated from the coding sequence ATGAGCGCGCGTGCGGTGGTCGCGGTGCTGCTGTTGCTGTGCAGCCTGGGCGCACACGCGGAGCAGGTCACCGTAGGCTCGAAGAACTTCACCAAAGCAGTGATCCTGGGCGAAATCGCCACTGCCGCCGGCAAGCGGGACGGGGTGGAGGTGCAGCATCGCGCCCAGCTCGGCGGCACGCGCATCCTGTGGCGCGCGCTGGAAACCGGTCAGATCGATGCCTACGCCGAATACACCGGCACCCTGGCGCAGGAGCTGCTGCAGCTGCCCAAGGCCAGCCACGCCGAGCTGCGCGCCGCACTGGACGCGCGCGGGCTGGCGATGACGCAGTCGCTCGGCTTTCAGAACACTTACGCATTCGGCATGCAGCGCGCACGCGCGCAGGCGTTGGGCATCACCACATTGTCGGAACTGGCGCGCCACCCGGGTTTGAAGATCGGGCTGAGCAACGAATTCATGCAGCGCGCCGACGGCTGGCCGGGCGTGCGCGCCGCCTATGCCCTGCCGCAAGCCGCCACTGGCCTGGATCACGACCTGGCCTATCGCGCACTGCAGAGCGGCGCCATCGAGGTCACCGATCTGTACAGCACCGATGCGGAGATCGCGTATTACCAGCTGCAGGTGCTGCGCGACGACCGCCAGTATTTCCCGGAGTACCAGGCCGTGTTCCTGTACCGCAAGGATCTGGCACAGCGTGCGCCGAAGATGCTGCAGACCTTGCAAGGCCTGCAGGGACGCATCGACGAAGCGGCGATGCAGCAACTCAATGCGCAGGTGAAGCTGGAGCGCAAGAGCGAATCTGCAGTGGCCGCGCAATGGCTGGGCGTGAAGCCTGTCTCGGACACCGCCTCGCGCATCAGCCGGTCATGGCGTTACACCGGCGAGCATCTGGCACTGGTCGGCAGCTCGTTGGGAATGGCATTGCTGATCGCCCTGCCATTGGGCGTGCTGGCGGCACGACGGCCACGGCTGGGCCAGGTGGTGCTGTCGCTGACCGGCGTCCTGCAGACCTTGCCCTCGCTGGCGGTGTTCGTCTTCATGATTCCGCTGTTCGGCATCGGCGCCAAGCCGGCGATTGCGGCGCTGTTCCTGTATAGCCTGCTGCCGATCGTGCGCAACACGCATGCCGGGCTGACCTCGATCCCACGCGAGCTGCGCCAGACCGCCGAAGCGATCGGCCTGCCGGCATGGACGCGGCTGTGGCGCATCGAACTGCCGCTGGCACGCCGCACGATCGTGGCCGGCATCCAGACCGCCGCCGTGATCAACGTGGGCACCGCAACCCTGGGCGCACTGATCGGCGCGGGCGGTTACGGCCAGCCCATCCTCACCGGTATCCGCCTGGACGACATCGGCCTGATCCTGGAAGGGGCGGTGCCTGCCGCGCTGCTCGCATTGTTGGTACAGGCGGTATTCGAAGGCCTGGAGCGCTGGGTGACGCCGCGCGGTCTGCGACTCGGCCGGCAGCACTGA
- a CDS encoding aminotransferase class V-fold PLP-dependent enzyme, with the protein MSSFLWSSPLPAPVDWAHRQQAFVLPGEVVYLDAASRGPLLRAVQQVAHQAVDALSAPWQLSFDAWLQQIEHLRALAAGLFDDDADAVALLPSAAHGLATAARNLPLQRGDAVLVLEGQFPSNLLIWQRRCAEVGGQVVAVPARPGTVLTDAVLQAIAQTPALRIASLPQAYWLDGRQLDLDRISAALQARGVALVLDLSQSLGVLPTDLPRWKPEFVVSVGHKWLLGPMGLAWLWAAPHWCAQGVPIEEHWIGRDAGSSWDFPIAQAPHYRHGARRFDAGGVADPLRIAMATAALQQVSAWQPERIAQALGSLTTRWDAALRARGLGDWCTPGHAPHLTALQPPAAALDAVATTLGALGVICTRRHGRLRMAPHLNVTEHALDRVIAALPVER; encoded by the coding sequence ATGTCATCGTTCTTGTGGTCCAGCCCGCTCCCCGCCCCTGTGGACTGGGCACACCGCCAGCAGGCATTCGTGCTGCCCGGCGAAGTCGTTTATCTGGATGCCGCGTCGCGCGGACCATTGCTGCGTGCGGTGCAACAGGTGGCGCACCAGGCCGTGGATGCGCTGTCCGCGCCCTGGCAACTGTCTTTCGATGCGTGGCTGCAGCAGATCGAACACCTGCGCGCACTTGCAGCTGGCCTGTTCGATGACGACGCCGACGCGGTGGCCTTGCTGCCATCGGCCGCACACGGCCTGGCCACCGCCGCGCGCAACCTGCCGCTGCAACGCGGTGATGCCGTGCTGGTTCTGGAGGGGCAATTTCCGTCCAACCTGCTGATCTGGCAGCGCCGCTGTGCGGAGGTGGGTGGACAGGTTGTGGCGGTTCCCGCCCGCCCCGGCACGGTGTTGACCGATGCCGTGTTGCAGGCGATCGCCCAGACCCCGGCGCTGCGCATCGCCAGCCTGCCGCAGGCGTACTGGCTGGATGGGCGGCAACTGGATCTGGACCGTATCAGCGCCGCGCTGCAGGCACGCGGCGTGGCGCTGGTGCTGGACCTGAGCCAGAGCCTGGGCGTGTTGCCCACCGATCTGCCGCGCTGGAAGCCGGAGTTCGTGGTCAGTGTGGGTCACAAGTGGCTGCTGGGGCCGATGGGGCTGGCGTGGCTGTGGGCGGCGCCGCACTGGTGCGCACAGGGTGTGCCGATCGAAGAACACTGGATCGGCCGCGATGCCGGCAGCAGCTGGGACTTCCCGATTGCGCAGGCACCGCACTATCGACACGGCGCACGTCGGTTCGATGCCGGTGGGGTGGCCGACCCATTGCGCATTGCGATGGCAACGGCCGCGCTGCAGCAGGTCAGCGCATGGCAGCCGGAGCGCATCGCACAGGCGCTGGGTAGCCTGACCACGCGGTGGGACGCCGCCTTGCGAGCACGTGGCCTGGGCGACTGGTGCACGCCTGGACATGCACCGCATCTCACCGCGCTGCAGCCGCCCGCCGCTGCGCTGGATGCGGTGGCAACGACGCTCGGCGCGCTCGGTGTGATCTGCACGCGCCGGCACGGTCGCTTGAGGATGGCACCGCATTTGAATGTCACCGAACACGCGCTGGACCGCGTGATCGCAGCGCTTCCGGTTGAACGTTGA